In Ananas comosus cultivar F153 linkage group 14, ASM154086v1, whole genome shotgun sequence, the genomic stretch TGAAGAAATTATATGGGTCTCAGAATCCagggaaaaaataaagaatcttAACTGCTAGATCTGCTGGGGACGTGTAGTCACAACACCGTAAAACGACGAGCTTCAGCTCAGCACTGGTTTGTGCTTCAGCTACGAAATTCTTAGTTGCTTATTCGAATAGTGCTGCTACGAAATGTCAATTCTTAGTTTTTCATCCTATAGAAGCATTGTTGAATTACCGAACAAAGTAGACAAGTTTAATTTTGGGCGTGTTGCCCTGGAGCACCTAGTGATTGCATTCTCTGGGTCTATTTCGGATCTAAATCCGTGATATTGGATGCGTGTTGGCTCGGCCAAATGCAGATCAGATGCATGGACTGGATTCGGGATTCGTATGTTTGGGTAGTTGTTTGGTAGGTTAATGGTCCCACCTAAGGAGAAAAGTTTCGACGTTTTGTTAAGTTAATGATCGATCACTCGGAAAAGGACCGAAGCACCGAGAACAGCGAAGAAACCATCATAACAGGAACTTGCTATTCTCACCCGCCGTTTTTTATTAGCATTGCGCAAAAATTTGTTGCTTGGTCCCTGGTGCACCGAGGACCGGTCTTTAAACCCACAAGGCCACAACTTAATCACCATTTCTCAGTTAGTAGTGTATTATTAAAGAGAAGTACAGTAGTAAATGCACAACAAGTGTATTAATGGAGATTTTATTTTCGGATCTTAGAATTCCATCTTGCTTCTCATTATAGCAAAAGTTCTAATTATTTTTGGTTACCAGATATGTTATAAACGGTGGCtgctattagaaaaaaaaaaaataaaaatctgatggcccgaaattttttttattaaaaaaatagctaAAAACTACTAGGTAGAGTATATAGATTTTATAGAATGTCTATgtctaatatataataataatgcacATTAAGATAGGAATTTTTttagattgaaaaaaaataaaatggggACCGGTTCTTGGCTGAcatggtggaccaggtccagtGAAATAATTTCTCTGTTATTAGATTCCAACCCGTCttgcgcgctctctctctctctctctctctctctctcagctacCGGAGGCGAAgaccccctcctccgcctcctcccttGCAAAGCtcttaaccctaaccctaattaaGGTCCCATTCCCCGATCGAAGAGCTGGTGTTAGGgttcctcatcctcctcctcgtcgaTGGCGCAGAACGGGGTGGACTTCCACCTCCCCGACGAGATCCTCGCGGTGATCCCCACCGACCCCTACGACCAGCTCGACCTCGCGCGCAAGATCACGTCCATGGCGATCGCCTCCCGCGTCAGCCGCCTCGAGTCCGAGTGCGCGCGCCTGCGCCGCAGCATCGCCGACCGCGACAGCGCCATCGCCGAGCTCCGCGACAGGGTCGCCCACCTCGACCGCCTCGTCCACGAGTCCGACGCGCGCCTCGGGGCCGCGCTCGAGGAGAACGTGAGCGCCTTCGTCCTCCTCGCTCTCCGAGTTCCTTCCCCGTGGGGGATTTGATTTGCTTTGGTTAGCGTTGCTGATGTATGACTGTGTTGGGTGTTGCTGTGGTTTGATTGTAGGCTAAGCTCGTGAAGGAGCGGGATATGCTGACTACGACGTCGAAGAAACTGGGTAGGGATTTGGCAAAGGTGCGATCTTTACTTGCTACTGCTTAAGAAATTTGCTTGTGAAATTTGCAAATACTTGGTTGTCAAGTGGAGATTATGTTTTTCCCTATGATTGTGGAATTAACTAAATGTAGAGGATGATCAGCTGTTGATTTAGCGACACAGTGATCTGCCATATGAATGTGAAGTAAAGTGTGATGTATTTAGTATTAGTTATTGTATCATTCATAATTGTTCATCTTATGGCTTGTATAACATCAGTATTTGACTGAATTTATAGTAGAATTGACATTTTTCAACTGTATTTATAGCAGAATTGTCTTTTGGCGGAATAAAGAAGAGAAAGTAATAGTATTGGtaagaaatagagagaaaaaatggGAAGGATTAAGAATGAATTGAGAAGGATAAATATGATGTATTCCCTAGCAAGTCATGGGGATTCATGCTATAGTCTTGTCTCTCTGTAGTCAAACGAAAAATTCCTCTGAGAGCCTAATGAGCAAGTCCTAAAGCAAAATGCTCTTTTAAAACTTATCTAGTGGAAAGGTGGAATTATTTCAGTATTTTGAgagcatattttatatatatagatttgcTTTATCACTTTAGAACATTGAATCTGCGTAAAGAGGTTTAGGTGCCGCAAACACCAGCCATCattgtttataatttatactggcCATGACTAGTGGCAACTGGCAAGGGACCAACTTTATCCACTGTCATGTGCATGCTTTGTACCATGGTACAGAATGATAACAAATCCCTGATCTAAGTTGATATTTAACCTATAAATTAGAAGTTCTATATCCAATTTATGTGATAATCACTGGGTGTAAATTTGGTTCTTTTTGAGCGCTGAGAATACTCATTCCATTAAATGAGAGGTAACATTATATTATCTCAATTtggatgaatttaaatttcattctttttcttcaacTGAAGATGACTAGGATAGTAATATTGCTGGTTAATGTTTATTATTTATGCAGTTGGAGACATTCAAGAAGCAGCTGATGCAATCATTGAGCGATGATAATCTAATGGTGAGACTGGTTTATTTGTACTAATTTCTCTTCTTATCTGAGATTCCTTTCTCCCTTGTCTACATCTGCTGTCTGCAGAGAGTATGAATTTGATATTTCTATCATTTGGCAGCAAAAATCTGAAGCAGCTAATATTGAGGCCCATGATCATACTGTTGCCCGAGTCGCTTCTTGGAAAGGTACTATACCTCTTAATTAAGTATTACATATGCATTTGCTCACACTTCTTCCTCTATGAAGAGTTGAGTGCTGCTCTTACTTGAATAGCTCAAAATTTTCTGGGTTTTAAGCTTGTTCTCTTTGTGAATGGTGTGTAATGAAGATGGGATTTCCAGCAGTCATAGTGTAGCTGATCTCACCAATGGCTCTGTAGTAACCGGGGAGTCACCCAAGATGGTATAAGAATATCCTTACattatcttaacttttttcACACTCTTGTATCTCTTAAAATGCGTAATAAAAGATGAAACCATGTATTCTTAAAGCATCTGGACCCTCAGCATACAAGTTCTCTATCACACCATACATCACTCCACGGCTGACACCCACTTCGACTCCCAAATTCTCATCCACTGGCGGGTCTCCTCGAGGATTCTCCACTGCAGGTTCGTCCCCCAATGTCTTGTCTGGTTCAACTTCACCTACGAAATCCCGTTTTGAAGGCACCTCAACAATTTCACCGCGGTACCTGTCGAGTCAACGATCCTCAGCACCCACCTCTCCCCCGAAGAGGCCGTCTTTCTCAGGTCCTATACACCAACATTACATCTATGAAATTCTTATTGCTTATTTGGTTTATTTGATTGTCGCTGAAATCTAATTGTTATACTTATAGGACGTCCTCGAATAGATGGGAAGGAATTCTTTCGGCAAGCTAGGTTGGTAATTGTACGATGCATTTTCTAAAAGCATGCCGATGTAATTTGCTTACTATTTTTCTGGTAATACATTCCAGGACCCATCTCTCTTATGAACAGTTTGCTGCATTTTTGGCCAACATTAAGGAGCTCAATGCAAACAAACAATCGCGTGAGGTATGATTTCTATAGTTTGCATTTTCTTTGCCAACTACTCAACTACTTTAGTCACCATAATAACAAGATTTTGACAATTTTGCAGGAAACTCTAGAGAAGGCAGAAGAGATTTTTGGTACAGAAAACAAGGATTTGTACATTTCCTTTCAGAATTTGCTCAATCGCAGTCTATCTTGAATGTTTATATCGAAGGAAACATTTTTGCTACCAGAaacaggtctctctctctctttgtgtcccccccctccctcctcttcctctaaaGTGTGAAAAGTGAATATCGATTTTTACCCATAACAGGTTAAACTTGCTGTTTCCTTTAGAAAGGAGAACATTTTGTCCCCTTACAAAGTTTTACGACTTTCTATACCCGTCGGTTTATGTGGCTGGGATAATGGCCGTCTACCTTGTGTGTCATGACAACtacctaaaataaaatttccacATAATCATAACTGTAGAAAATTTTAGAAAGTGTATGTTGGtattaaggatttaagtgccgtggtatGAGATCGTGCCGGAAATTTGCTAGCATGGTATGGCATGGTGCATGTCTACGAGCGTGCCGACAAATAATGGCATgaactatttattttcttcgGTAATAAAATACTTCAActgattattatatatttttatcaaatattttaaattttattgagaaaattacttactaatttaaagaatagagggttttgatctgTGCTGATTTTGatctgtgccatcggcacgagtACTGTATCGTGTCGATATCTTACTGGCACAATACGGTATGGTGAATACGACCCATGCCgataggcacttaaatccttggttgtTATAACATCAGGCTTATTAGAAATCATCTGATGTTTTAATTGGTTGCATAATCTACTCTTAGAAATGGTTCTTTTTTGTGACAATTAGGTTATTAGAATTTCATCATCTGGAAGACTAAGCATCCTGTCACTTCCTCGCAGGAACTTTTTGAATAATCTGCTCTTTTGAAATGCTGCTGTATTTTTGTGATGGTTGTCAAAGTTATGCTGGTGAAAAAAGAGTCCAAGATATTGTACAGAGGCTATTCTTTTGTTTAGTGGTGACTATTTATTCATAACGAGCGCCCCAGGGCCCAGGAAAGTATGCAGGTTGCAACAATAATTCCTGGAGAGATGAATAAGTGTTCCTAATCTGTTGTTTATAAATACTCCTATCttgttttaatctttttttaaatgtttttgCTCCATATAATGTAATTTTTGAAGAGTGATGTAGTAATCAGTTATTACCTCTTCAGTGAGTATAGTGTGTTTCTTTGTGATGTTcttgtttaataaaatgattGTATGGCTACACTGGAACGGCGATAAGTCCCCCTTTAAACCTGCTTGAGTATGGTTTAGGCGATCTTTTTTGTCAGTGAATGAGGAGCAGAATAAGTTGATGAATATTGTCGAATTTTGGAGTCCATCTTCGTGATGCATTGGTGTACAGCAGGTGACTCAATTGTATTTACAGTGATTAAATAGAAATTTGTGAAATCATTGTGTAAAATTAGTAAGGACAATGGATTGGGAAGTTATGGTGCGACCCACAAGATGCTCGTTTACACCTCTGGTGCTTCTAGAAGTCTGGCAATTCACCGTAGCCACCGACTTTTTATGTTTTCTGGTTTTCAGAGTCGTGTCGAAACAGCTTAGAGTTGCCGAATTCAGTGTATCAATGCAAAGTTGGTCCAGCAAAAACCTCAAAACGGTGAAGTGACGGAAATATGAGTCTTTAGTGTCAGTGTCAGAAAACTTTTATACCTGCTGTTGTTTTGTGCCGTTTCTAAACTTAATTACCTCAAATGACTCTGAAATGTAAAACGAAAAGATCGAATGAGCCTGTGAAAGTACTGTCCTCCACGTGCGAAGCTCTGGCAATGGGTCCAAAGACCGCACGCACTGCCACCCGCTCGACCCGACTCGTGTTTGTGCCATGCGTGTTTTTAGTCAAGAACTTTACTCTCATATTTTCCTAAGTAACTAGCTTGAGGGCAAGTGAGTATATAAAGAGTAACAACAAGCTTTTGATTTTCAATGTGGAACTAAGCTGCCGAGGAAGCCCATAGAGTAAACTGAAGTTTTAAATCTGTAACgctcccaatagtcccacatcggatgggatactgattccgatcagtttatatgagacctacacgctagtaataataacccggcttaagcattttgggctgatagtttgggctcaacgagttattgttgctagcgggtcgggtcgttaaaattggtatcagagccgaataccagccggaagtgtgagaactaagtgctatgcgggacaaagtgctacaccaacgggtttggtgggagccacctcttgaacccgtaggagccacctctagaatctcacatcgcctggtaatggtcctggtttgtctgtctgtgatctggtttggacccgacgaggacgtcagggtctaaacagggggagtttgtaacgctcccaatagtcccacatcggatgggatattgattccgatcagtttatatgagacctacacgctagtaataataacccggcttaagcattttgggccgatagtttgggcccaacgagttattgttactagcgggtcgggtcgttaaaATTTTTGTAACGCCCGGTttgttgcaattggtatcagagacgaataccagccggaagtgtgagaactaagtgctatgcgggacaaagtgctacaccaacgggtttggtgggagccacctcttgaacccgtaggagccacctctagaatctcacatcgcctggtaatggtcctggtttgtctgtctgtgatctggtttggacccgacgaggacgtcagggtctaaacagggggagtttgtaacgcccccaatagtcccacatcggatgggatactgattccgatcagtttatatgagacctacacactagtaataataactgggcttaagcattttgggccggtggtttgggcccaacgagttattgttgctagcgggtcgggtcgttggaAAATCACTGATATAATATTAACACTAACATAAAATACCTCTTGTAGATCAATCTTGAGATGCCATTTCTGTACCAGGACATCATAAGATCGACTtatcttcatctctctctctctctctcaatcagTAAAAGCATATACTCAAAGCTTTTATCTCTGTCCTGCTTCTGCATCTGCCTCTATTTGCAGTAATTACTAGCTAGCACAGCATCTGACAAAATGAAAAACTTGGATTTTTTGCTGCATAGAAGGCAAAAATGAGCTATTGAGATCTAAAAGATCTGACCATCTATCCGCTACATAGAAAAACTGTTGAGAGAAGATTTTGTTACAAACTTTTCCTCCCAATATTCTCAGATGACACTTCAGAAAATAACACTATGCTATACGACAGGTCCAAAAACACGGCATATCATAATACAAGCTAACTCTGCTGACAACTTTCATGCACTTCAACGTATTTTCTCTCTATACATCTGTATCCTACTGTGCCATCAATATTTTTCTCTACTCGAACAAATAATGAAACAACCGATCAAGAACAACCAGGCGAGGAGATTGTCAACTCTAAATTGATTCCGTTCTTTGCAGCAGTTGTATTTGCAATGCAATTCGGATACTCAATGCTCTTCTTTCTGCATATAGGAACGTCTTCACTCGTATCGAACTCGATGCTCGACCCGACCTCACTTGTTTCTTCGCAACTCTTCGGCATCCGATGCAccaaggaagagagagaaagctcaTAGTTCAGTTCTCTCTGAGGCTTCTGGTGATTGCATATCAGCTGAAACAGCTGCAGCATGGATGCAAAATTAGTAGCTAATAATATGTTGCAATTACAGAAACCGTAATGCGTCTATTTTACTGATTAAACTTTTTAAAGTGGTGGGCAATTGAACCTGATCTCCTGTCCCAAAGCAGCCATTTCGCGGATTAAATTCTCTGTTCTTTGCTGCCCAATCTCTCAAGACTTTGTCAATTGATGGTCTGTAAATATTCCAGCAGAGAGAATTTAGAGTAGATGGAGAGATTCTTTCTTCGTAACTCAAGGGTACTaggaaatatataaaacttcttAATTTATTCTTGTAAAGAAGGGATAAGTTGAAACTTAATTAATACCCACATTTGGTAGGAGTGGTTGCAACTGAGGAGGAAATTGAGTTGTACTGGGTCTCTGTGGTGGCTTTCAGAAGTGTAATTGTGGAAATTGTCGTGCCGAACTCGGTCTTGCTCTGTGGATATGAGGTTTTGAAGTGTGGAAGTGCTACACATGCTTCTGTACATCTGAAATCGATAGGAAATAGCAAGTTAGATGAGTCAGTAAGTTATTTTCATGTGTTTTATAAGAATTGTCACAGCATTAATTTCTTTCTCTGAGCTgttatcagaaaaaaaaaaaaagaaaaaggaaaaaaagagcaTGGTTAATTAATTCTCATTGTGAGCCAATTAATTAGCTAGAAGAAGATTTCTTTTTGATATCTTGTATTGGGAGAATTTACCTGCAGATGGCTTTTAATATGAGATATGTTGACTCCCTTCACAGCCATCAGCTGCAAAATTCGCTTAGGCGTCGCTTCTGCAATAACAAGAAGGCAATGATCAAGCATCAGAAAATTAAGATGAATTAATTCACGCATTTCAGAGTTTCTTAAGTACTTGTTCTAACTTTTCCTCATTATATTAGTCATTTTGTGATACAGTAGTatagttttcaaatttgaaaaatcaatCCCACATCTGATAACGCGGCGCAGTAGAACTGATAGTCAAATAAAAGACAAGCATACTGGTGTAATTAGTAAATGAAGTTTACGAGTATAGCAtggtaattaattaaggtgcaaTCAATAGTAGTTGATCTTGGTTAATTGCATGTACATataataggtaaaaatgtatataactTACCTCCTCAACTGTACATCATTcgtattttgattttgctatatAACCTTTTAATGTATTTGATTTCAGTCAGTTAATAACTCTTTAACTCCGAATATTTGAATATGTTGTtcatctttacagatttaattaacatatatattttatgcaatttatgcAAATGTAATTCTTTTTAAGTAGTTAGCTTAAACTTGGTGTCCGAATTCAaatgacttaaatcaaacaaattgaaagattgggcatcaaatttaaaattttgaaaggtcggATAATCcaatcaaaatggtctatatatagtttagataagttctatGCATTTTTACCTATATAATAATGTTACTGCTCCTACACGAGGGATTATTTCAtgctaatattaattagccaatAATTTCTTTATCTATCTACACTAATACTAGGATATCAATCTGAACTTTTCATATATAGTCACTATTGAGAACTATTTAGTCAAGAATTTCTTGTTCCATGTACGCTAATATTAGGTAATTGATCTAAAGATAATTATCATAGGCAGTGATAAGAAATATTTAtcaataatttcttcttttatctATGTACACCAATATTAGCACCCTCCCTATTAATTCCTCCAAGGAAAAAATTATCCTTAATTTCTTTTAGCTCTATTTAGCTTACCTTTACCATTATTATGACAACGCGCGTACACACATATACAATTTTTTGGATAgcataatgataataataataataataattaattttattatgtgGCTCTTAATTATATTACATAACTACACTTCGATTGGAtcaaacatacatatatattcatATCTATATGCTCAAGCACCTAGCTAGTACACAGTTTCAGGTTCCTTTTTTTCTGCAGAAGAAACTTAATTATTTCATGTTGCAgcagtatatgtatatatataagaccTGGCTCTATGAAAACGTTGagcttcaaattgaagttctaCTAGTTGAGAATTGGTCGACGGCGTTATTCcatttctttttcatttctGAAGAgaagttattttcttttcttttcttttcttttatgtaAGTGTATGCATGTAAACAATCGCGAGtttagatagatagatagatagatagatagagagagagagagagagagagagagagagagagagagagaagtacaAACCATTTAAAATTAAGCTCTATCAATTGATTGAGGACTTCTCTTATTATTTTGGTTTCTCATGTGTAAGTGTACGCATATTTTGagttttaagagagagagagagagagagagagagagagagagagcaaacaTGAAAAGAAGAGCAACTACATATATACTAATCTCTCAAAAGGTTGGTAATGAAAACATACTGTTTGGTCCTCCGAGGGAATCGACGGCATCAGCGAAGCGGCGGTGGAGCTCCTCCGTCCACCGCATGCGAGGCACGTTGGATCTGTTATACTGCCTCACCCCTCTCCTCTCCAATCCTCTCATCTCTACCTCTCCCCCCCACAGTTCCTATCCTTCACAAAAGCTTGTGATGTGATAATTTATGGCATATATATAAGGAGCTTTAGTAATCACAAGTTAGGCAATATATGCTACCAAACATACATAAT encodes the following:
- the LOC109720608 gene encoding transcription repressor KAN1-like is translated as MRGLERRGVRQYNRSNVPRMRWTEELHRRFADAVDSLGGPNKATPKRILQLMAVKGVNISHIKSHLQMYRSMCSTSTLQNLISTEQDRVRHDNFHNYTSESHHRDPVQLNFLLSCNHSYQIPSIDKVLRDWAAKNREFNPRNGCFGTGDQLFQLICNHQKPQRELNYELSLSSLVHRMPKSCEETSEVGSSIEFDTSEDVPICRKKSIEYPNCIANTTAAKNGINLELTISSPGCS
- the LOC109719982 gene encoding uncharacterized protein At4g15545-like, with protein sequence MAQNGVDFHLPDEILAVIPTDPYDQLDLARKITSMAIASRVSRLESECARLRRSIADRDSAIAELRDRVAHLDRLVHESDARLGAALEENAKLVKERDMLTTTSKKLGRDLAKLETFKKQLMQSLSDDNLMQKSEAANIEAHDHTVARVASWKDGISSSHSVADLTNGSVVTGESPKMMKPCILKASGPSAYKFSITPYITPRLTPTSTPKFSSTGGSPRGFSTAGSSPNVLSGSTSPTKSRFEGTSTISPRYLSSQRSSAPTSPPKRPSFSGRPRIDGKEFFRQARTHLSYEQFAAFLANIKELNANKQSREETLEKAEEIFGTENKDLYISFQNLLNRSLS